The following are encoded in a window of Psilocybe cubensis strain MGC-MH-2018 chromosome 4, whole genome shotgun sequence genomic DNA:
- a CDS encoding Putative oxidoreductase YteT encodes MSSLLNNTKSLWRRSIRLPKTSSDSSSKAGTKPGPAGTGTDHLVTIAVIGCGQRGKAYTRYALACPDRCKVVAIAEPRPKTQKYFADLHQVDQTLVFNTWQELHAASAETISTVGKRLADAVLIAVQDHLHAEVAVAFADQGYHILCEKPMATNLEDCIAIDRAIKDARKIFGMGHVMRYSPYSREITEIIRSGSLGELINIVQVEPVGYYHFAHSYVRGNWASEEASSFSLMTKCCHDIDLICHWFYPAIPIKVSSFGSLRHFRKSAKPPGAGDATRCMECPAEKECPYSAKKIYLDEVSQGHVGWPASAIVDGIPDIENITEALKKGSYGLCVYESANDVCDNQVVNIEFSNGSTASFTMVAFTEAICDRRTRLHFSHGEIIGDMNTFTVNDFKKRTSKVHHPKSEGGGHGGGDMGLIRSFVDAVLSNEQELLGTNSSEILKSHLTVFAAEASRREGVVIDCVDFEKKARDRWEQANV; translated from the exons ATGTCGTCCCTCCTGAATAACACCAAGAGTTTGTGGCGAAGATCCATTAGGCTCCCCAAAACAAGTTCTGATTCTAGTTCTAAAGCTGGCACGAAGCCGGGCCCTGCTGGCACGGGGACCGACCACCTCGTCACAATCGCAGTAATTGGCTGTGGTCAAAGAGGAAAG GCATACACGAGATATGCACTTGCCTGCCCTGACCGTTGCAAAGTAGTCGCTATTGCTGAGCCTCGTCCCAAAACGCAGAAGTACTTTGCTGATCTCCACCAGGTTGACCAAACTCTTGTGTTTAATACCTGGCAGGAGCTTCATGCTGCATCTGCTGAGACGATCTCAACCGTCGGAAAGCGGTTGGCTGATGCGGTTCTGATCGCTGTCCAGGACCATCTTCACGCCGAAGTTGCTGTTGCCTTTGCAGATCAGGGGTATCATATTCTCTGTGAAAAACCTATGGCTACAAACCTTGAGGATTGCATAGCGATCGATAGGGCTATCAAAGATGCAAGGAAAATATTTGGTATGGGACACG TCATGCGATATTCGCCTTATAGCAGAGAAATCACTGAAATTATTCGCTCTGGCTCTCTTGGTGAATTGATAAATATCGTTCAAGTCGAACCTGTGGGCTACTATCACTTCGCACATTCTTATGTTCGCGGGAACTGGGCAAGCGAAGAAGCAAGTTCATTTTCTCTCATGACTAAATGTTGCCA TGATATCGACCTTATTTGCCACTGGTTTTACCCGGCAATTCCAATTAAGGTCTCTTCATTCGGTTCTTTACGGCATTTCCGAAAGTCTGCAAAACCCCCTGGCGCTGGAGATGCAACTCGCTGCATGGAGTGCCCGGCAGAGAAGGAATGTCCCTACAGTGCTAAGAAAA TCTACTTGGATGAAGTATCCCAAGGACATGTGGGCTGGCCCGCTTCCGCCATCGTCGACGGAATACCCGATATCGAAAACATTACAGAAGCCCTCAAAAAAGGGTCATACGGCCTTTGTGTTTACGAAAGTGCCAATGACGTCTGCGATAACCAAGTCGTCAACATCGAGTTCTCAAACGGATCGACTGCCTCTTTCACCATGGTTGCATTCACTGAAGCTATCTGTGACCGGAGAACCAGGCTGCACTTCAGCCATGGCGAGATCATTGGCGACATGAATACATTTACCGTCAATGACTTCAAGAAAAGAACTAGCAAGGTCCATCACCCAAAGTCCGAAGGGGGTGGTCACGGAGGAGGAGATATGGGCCTCATTCGTTCTTTTGTCGACGCAGTGTTATCAAACGAGCAGGAATTGCTGGGAACAAACTCCAGCGAAATATTGAAGAGTCATCTAACCGTCTTTGCTGCGGAAGCTAGCAGAAGAGAAGGAGTGGTTATTGACTGCGTAGACTTTGAGAAGAAGGCAAGGGATAGATGGGAACAAGCCAATGTTTAA
- a CDS encoding Proteasome subunit beta type-6, with protein sequence MDHIDFNRLKTGEVNLGTSIMAVQFDGGVVIGADSRTTTGSYIANRVTDKLTHVHDRIYCCRSGSAADTQAVADIVHYSLQMYSQAAGKPPSVHTAAAIFQKLCYENKDALSAGIIVAGWDDSVGPSVYNIPLGGGLFRQPWAIGGSGSTYVYGYCDATYKEGWGRDETVNFVKNTLSLAMSRDGSSGGVIRMCVITKDNVERLFVPGNELPKFWEGHEVLGAAPKLGKVVPDVVPMAVE encoded by the exons ATGGACCACATCGACTTTAATCGTCTCAAGACCGGCGAGGTCAATCTGGGT ACCTCAATTATGGCAGTCCAATTCGACGGCGGAGTCGTTATTGGCGCTGACAGTCGTACAACGACTGGAAGCTACATT GCTAACCGTGTTACAGACAAGCTTACGCACGTCCATGATCGCATATATTGCTGTCGTTCAGGCTCAGCAGCTGATACCCAAGCTGTCGCTGACATTGTACATTATTCCCTTCAAATGTACAG CCAAGCTGCAGGCAAACCACCTTCGGTGCACACCGCGGCTGCGATATTCCAAAAGCTTTGCTACGAGAACAAGGACGCGCTGAGTGCTGGTATTATTGTGGCAGGATGGGACGATAGTGTTGGACCGAGTGTTTACAATATTCCCCTTGGTGGTGGATTGTTCCGTCAACCATGGGCAATCGGAG GCTCTGGCTCAACTTATGTCTATGGATACTGTGATGCTACATATAAAGAAGGTTGGGGACGCGACGAAACAGTCAACTTTGTCAAGAATA CCCTTTCACTAGCTATGTCTCGGGACGGTTCATCTGGAGGTGTTATTCGTATGTGTGTCATCACAAAAGACAACGTTGAGAGATTGTTTGTTCCCGGAAACGAACTCCCTAAATTCTGGGAAGGACATGAAGTTCTGGGCGCTGCTCCTAAGCTTGGGAAGGTTGTCCCTGATGTCGTACCTATGGCCGTAGAATGA
- a CDS encoding 26S proteasome non-ATPase regulatory subunit 8 (26S proteasome non-ATPase regulatory subunit 8 (Fragment)), with protein sequence MPLQYLQELRQAFNAKPSDLKKCTDLLLKLKLLLVEQNLLFPQENVPKDKLREAREVLEIGAFVSIRSRDLPAFDRYFAQLQTFYTDFVELERSEREYPIRGLNLIHLLTQNRIADFHITLESLDAEAILDNEYIKHPVNLERWLMEGSYSKVWNAREEAPAEEYKFFVNSLVGTIRNEIASCQETAYESLPLKDAATLLFFTNQSELLTFAQARAWEVNLSAGTIIFKRKDEEKMEIPKQRLISASLAYARELEQII encoded by the exons ATGCCCCTCCAATACCTCCAAGAACTCCGCCAGGCATTCAACGCCAAACCCTCTGACCTCAAGAAATGCACAGATCTACTACTCAAGCTCAAG CTCCTCCTTGTTGAGCAGAACCTGCTGTTCCCTCAAGAAAACGTCCCAAAAGATAAGCTACGGGAAGCTC GTGAGGTTCTCGAAATCGGGGCCTTTGTTAGCATCCGAAGTCGCGATCTGCCTGCTTTCGACCGTTATTTTGCACAACTTCAGACATTCTACACGGACTTTGT TGAACTTGAACGATCTGAAAGAGAATACCCTATCCGCGGCCTCAACCTCATCCACCTGCTAACTCAGAACCGTATAGCGGATTTCCATATAACACTCGAAAGCCTTGATGCGGAAGCTATTTTGGATAACGAATACATTAAACACCCTGTAAATCTCGAGAGATGGCTGATGGAGGGTAGCTACAGTAAAGTTTGGAATGCACGAGAAGAGGCTCCTGCGGAAGAATATAAATTCTTCGTGAACAGTTTGGTGGGCACAATCAG GAATGAAATTGCCAGCTGCCAGGAAACAGCGTACGAAAGCCTACCTCTTAAAGATGCCGCGACATTGCTCTTTTTCACCAATCAGTCAGAATTGTTAACCTTTGCACAAGCC CGAGCTTGGGAAGTCAATCTGTCAGCCGGTACAATCATTTTCAAACGGAAGGACGAGGAAAAGATGGAAATCCCAAAACAACGCCTTATTTCTGCATCCCTAGCATATGCAAGAGAACTCGAACAGATCATTTAG